From Apium graveolens cultivar Ventura chromosome 9, ASM990537v1, whole genome shotgun sequence, the proteins below share one genomic window:
- the LOC141686510 gene encoding protein VACUOLELESS GAMETOPHYTES-like: MELHLAGNLDEILLAREVSELAFIVCKGCSVIGNGIFLSNGTTSFDIGCASLPRKIKHEGHRHPLNQLKYPVDNFCHACLLHYTEAEKQEVIMYGCEKCEFYIHIQCALRPHLVKHRWDPHPLYLILFVQNVADHSHDFDCEFCSQLIDPTSWFYHCNACDLSFHIQCIDPFYGLSNMKFGATNIYGDSHSHQHGLTLVLSKKMHKCKICGKDAFNMPVLECSPCIYIAHVDCFFEK; the protein is encoded by the coding sequence ATGGAGCTTCATCTAGCAGGCAACCTGGACGAAATTTTACTAGCACGAGAGGTCAGTGAACTTGCTTTTATTGTATGCAAAGGTTGCAGCGTTATCGGTAATGGGATTTTCTTGTCGAATGGAACAACCTCTTTTGACATCGGGTGTGCTTCATTACCCAGAAAAATCAAACATGAAGGTCATCGTCACCCTCTTAACCAACTTAAGTATCCAGTTGATAATTTTTGCCATGCatgtttgcttcattatactGAAGCAGAGAAACAAGAAGTTATCATGTATGGATGTGAGAAATGTGAATTCTACATACATATACAGTGTGCGTTAAGGCCGCACCTGGTGAAACATAGATGGGATCCGCATCCTCTCTATTTGATACTTTTTGTCCAGAATGTAGCTGATCATTCTCACGATTTTGATTGTGAATTTTGCTCCCAACTAATTGACCCAACCAGTTGGTTTTATCATTGCAATGCTTGTGATCTATCGTTTCATATACAGTGTATTGATCCATTTTATGGATTATCCAATATGAAGTTTGGTGCTACCAACATTTATGGCGACTCTCATAGTCATCAACACGGCCTCACATTGGTTTTAAGTAAAAAGATGCACAAATGCAAGATTTGTGGGAAAGATGCATTTAATATGCCAGTTCTTGAATGTTCACCGTGCATATATATTGCGCATGTAGATTGTTTCTTTGAAAAATGA
- the LOC141687486 gene encoding pentatricopeptide repeat-containing protein At4g19220, mitochondrial-like: MLYCLLDTLKTTSISNSTRSISFIIRTKNFKHQRTFQFHSLINCTKQKHAHSSLPIRPLLFFAKVCVASLHSFACAHQVFDEMSKRSDCFEIRHYYDVLDLIKISTTKLDIVAALAVHSLALKAGVLAHLPSSTSLLIKYSRAGYVAYSMTLFDDIVYKDVVVWNAMLTASIENYCYVYSVKLFLQMIKGHEFDSATLVIVVSVISRSNKLSQGREVHGLSLKAGMMLDTFYCNALINMYAKCGDLRSSESLFKILECRDTVSWNSMICGCLYNDEPVKSLLYFTEMSCTGVLADNVSLSSAVAACTHLGEWDAGQVFHGLGVKLGFDGTTHISVSNALIPFYSGCGEINVAHDVFKRLIFKDVVTWNAMIDGFASNGLIIEAFNYLSEMQLTGHVEPDTVTVLTTLPLCAELNLFREGKTIHGFILKRALGLELSIINTLIDTYMKCNRVKKAELIFQAMPETDLVTWNTMISGYSQNGHSREAQYLFRKLLLWSSRCSLSTMLGVTPSCNSPASLNFGKLLHGWQIKLGFLNNMFVVSSLMFMYIHCGDLKTCFSLLWRYSAMMDTACWNAVIVGCTQNSYYLDSLRTFNLMRRENQVSHDSITLVSIISACGNLELLLEGQWSHGLAVKTLVDADIRVQNALITMYGKLAEIHSAYLVFNFCNYRNLCSWNCMISALSQNKYAKEALALFRSLDFEPYEITIATILSVCTQLGLAGYGKQIHGYVFRFQFHTNSYVIAALVDSYSNSGRLERAATVFRHSSDKSVATWNSMMSAYGFHSKGQDAIKLFGEMDLSGTQPNKSTFISLLSACSHVGLVDEGIYYYGCMAVKYGVQPVIEHHVCLVDLLGKCGRLHDAYEFIKQIPCEREPGLWGALLSACNYHGDVEMGKKVADILFQLDPGNAGYYISLSNMYVASGRWSDAVEFRSLIHDKRLKKPAGYSLVDVGLE; the protein is encoded by the coding sequence ATGTTATACTGTTTATTAGACACTTTGAAAACAACTTCAATCTCTAACTCAACTAGATCAATTTCTTTTATTATCAGAACCAAAAATTTCAAACATCAGCGTACCTTTCAATTTCATTCATTAATCAACTGCACAAAACAGAAACATGCACATTCCTCACTGCCCATTAGACCCCTTTTATTTTTCGCAAAGGTTTGTGTTGCTTCTTTGCACTCATTTGCTTGTGCACAccaggtgtttgatgaaatgtctaaACGAAGTGATTGTTTTGAAATTAGACATTATTATGATGTTCTTGATCTTATTAAGATTTCGACTACGAAACTCGATATCGTAGCTGCATTGGCAGTTCATTCTCTAGCTCTCAAGGCTGGTGTTCTTGCTCATTTACCCAGTTCAACTTCTTTACTTATTAAGTACTCGAGAGCTGGGTATGTTGCGTATTCGATGACCCTTTTTGATGATATTGTGTATAAAGATGTGGTTGTTTGGAATGCAATGCTTACAGCTAGTATAGAAAATTATTGTTATGTGTATTCAGTGAAGTTGTTTTTGCAGATGATCAAGGGTCATGAGTTTGATTCTGCAACTCTTGTCATTGTCGTTTCGGTGATATCTAGAAGTAATAAGTTAAGTCAAGGTCGGGAAGTTCACGGGTTGAGTTTGAAGGCGGGGATGATGTTGGATACTTTTTATTGTAATGCTCTTATCAACATGTATGCAAAATGTGGTGACTTGAGATCCTCGGAGTCTTTATTTAAGATATTGGAATGTAGAGACACTGTTTCTTGGAATTCGATGATTTGTGGTTGTCTTTATAATGATGAACCTGTGAAGTCTCTGTTGTATTTTACGGAGATGTCTTGTACTGGTGTACTTGCGGATAATGTGAGTCTTTCAAGTGCAGTTGCAGCATGTACTCATTTGGGAGAATGGGATGCTGGGCAGGTTTTTCATGGACTAGGAGTTAAATTGGGGTTTGATGGAACTACGCACATTTCTGTCTCCAATGCCCTTATTCCATTTTACTCTGGATGTGGAGAAATTAATGTTGCACACGATGTCTTCAAACGATTGATATTTAAGGATGTGGTTACATGGAATGCAATGATTGACGGGTTTGCTTCAAATGGACTGATTATTGAAGCATTCAATTATCTGTCTGAAATGCAATTAACTGGACATGTTGAACCTGACACAGTCACTGTACTTACTACACTGCCCCTTTGCGCAGAGCTAAATTTATTTAGAGAAGGAAAAACAATTCACGGATTTATTTTAAAAAGAGCGTTGGGACTGGAATTGTCCATTATAAACACTTTAATAGATACGTACATGAAATGCAATCGAGTGAAGAAAGCTGAACTAATTTTTCAAGCTATGCCAGAAACAGATTTGGTCACGTGGAATACAATGATCTCTGGATATTCCCAAAATGGACATTCTAGAGAAGCCCAATATTTATTTAGAAAACTTCTGCTTTGGTCTTCTAGGTGCAGCTTGTCCACTATGTTGGGTGTAACTCCTTCATGTAATTCCCCTGCATCACTCAATTTCGGTAAATTACTCCATGGCTGGCAGATAAAACTAGGTTTCTTAAATAATATGTTTGTGGTTAGTTCCCTCATGTTCATGTATATACACTGTGGAGACTTGAAAACGTGTTTTTCCTTGCTGTGGAGATATTCTGCTATGATGGATACAGCTTGTTGGAATGCTGTCATTGTAGGTTGCACACAGAATAGTTACTACTTGGATTCTTTGAGAACTTTCAATCTAATGAGAAGAGAAAACCAAGTCTCTCATGATTCCATCACCCTGGTAAGCATAATATCAGCTTGCGGGAATCTTGAGCTGTTGCTTGAGGGACAATGGTCTCATGGGCTTGCTGTGAAAACTTTGGTAGATGCAGATATTCGTGTTCAGAATGCACTAATTACAATGTACGGCAAATTGGCGGAGATCCATAGTGCTTATTTAGTGTTCAACTTTTGCAACTATCGAAATTTATGTTCTTGGAATTGCATGATCTCTGCTTTGTCTCAGAATAAATATGCTAAAGAAGCACTAGCATTGTTCCGTTCTCTTGATTTTGAACCTTATGAGATCACCATAGCTACCATTCTCTCTGTTTGTACCCAACTTGGACTTGCAGGATATGGGAAGCAGATCCATGGATATGTTTTTAGGTTTCAATTCCACACAAATTCATACGTAATAGCTGCTCTTGTGGATTCATACAGTAATAGTGGTAGGCTTGAGAGAGCTGCAACAGTTTTTCGACATTCATCAGATAAGTCGGTTGCAACTTGGAATTCTATGATGTCTGCATACGGATTTCATAGTAAAGGTCAAGACGCAATCAAACTTTTCGGGGAAATGGACCTGTCAGGAACTCAACCAAACAAAAGCACGTTTATAAGTCTTTTATCAGCTTGCAGTCATGTGGGCCTTGTTGATGAAGGTATATATTATTATGGCTGTATGGCAGTCAAATATGGAGTGCAACCTGTAATTGAGCATCATGTATGCTTGGTTGATCTTCTTGGCAAATGTGGAAGGCTACATGATGCTTATGAATTCATAAAACAAATACCATGTGAACGTGAACCAGGCTTGTGGGGTGCTCTGTTGAGTGCTTGTAACTATCATGGAGACGTTGAGATGGGAAAAAAGGTTGCAGATATTTTATTTCAATTGGATCCTGGAAACGCTGGATATTACATTTCGTTGTCAAATATGTATGTAGCTTCTGGGAGATGGAGCGATGCTGTTGAGTTTAGGAGCCTAATTCATGATAAGAGGTTAAAGAAGCCAGCAGGTTACAGTCTTGTCGATGTTGGTTTGGAGTAG
- the LOC141687185 gene encoding uncharacterized protein LOC141687185 produces the protein MGELKHFIHEHELILNEAETVVGTDVVCAMCRQPINKLIDAFITCNTSKTVGSSSSDCVSFFLHKTCSELPLMFTHPVIPQHHLTLLEYPPKKNRFYECYICHDDYQGFYYGGCNLDFLVCLKCVKSELRSQEGRTRCHLAHNHPLALVQRPALFLCDACNTTATDLSYICTTAPCCFCIHKSCADAPITHLSKFHNQHTLILNYSLPQEYRAFLWFCGICGKHIYRSYWVYYCANCRFFAHVKCALSTEMLRVSDNDEADSGESNLMHFPAHDETSLHKMMQQCIMTTATDALLHTSATTAEPSPYINHWGHEHQLELRNKNAKTLTPYLNQKLLICDGCPKSRRSKPIFLVDDVFYECNSCKFFLHRSCAQFPEKIVHHLAGKLDGRLLAREFKRCQGCQMFTDGIFFWNESACLDIRCASLPTKIKHEGHRHPLNQLKYPIDNCCQACWRHYIDTEIIMYGCEKCEFYVHIRCALRPHLVKHRWDPHPLYLILFVQNVADHPHDFDCEFCSELINPICWFYHCNACDLSFHTECINLI, from the exons ATGGGAGAACTGAAACATTTTATTCATGAGCATGAGCTGATACTAAATGAAGCTGAGACTGTTGTTGGTACGGATGTAGTATGTGCTATGTGCAGACAGCCTATCAACAAACTTATCGACGCATTTATTACGTGCAACACTTCCAAGACTGTTGGTAGTTCATCGAGTGATTGTGTTAGTTTCTTCCTGCATAAAACGTGTTCTGAGTTGCCCCTAATGTTTACTCACCCTGTGATCCCACAACACCATCTAACCCTCCTTGAGTATCCTCCTAAAAAAAATCGTTTTTATGAATGTTATATTTGTCATGACGACTACCAGGGTTTTTATTATGGTGGTTGCAATCTGGATTTCTTGGTATGTCTTAAATGCGTAAAATCTGAACTTAGATCTCAAGAGGGCCGTACCCGTTGTCATTTAGCTCACAATCACCCATTAGCCTTAGTCCAAAGGCCAGCTTTGTTCCTGTGTGATGCTTGTAACACTACAGCTACAGACTTGTCCTATATTTGTACCACTGCCCCATGTTGTTTTTGTATACACAAGAGTTGTGCCGATGCACCCATCACCCACCTAAGTAAATTTCACAACCAACACACTCTCATCTTGAACTACTCTCTTCCCCAAGAATATCGTGCATTTTTGTGGTTCTGCGGCATATGTGGTAAACATATATATCGCAGCTACTGGGTGTATTATTGTGCAAATTGCAGATTTTTTGCTCACGTGAAATGTGCTTTATCAACTGAGATGTTGAG AGTAAGTGACAATGATGAAGCAGATAGCGGAGAGTCCAATTTGATGCACTTCCCAGCGCATGATGAAACCTCGCTACATAAAATGATGCAGCAGTGTATCATGACCACGGCAACAGATGCTCTTCTGCATACTTCTGCCACTACTGCGGAACCTTCACCTTATATCAACCACTGGGGCCATGAACACCAGCTCGAGCTCAGAAACAAGAACGCAAAAACTTTGACCCCTTACTTGAATCAGAAATTGCTCATTTGCGATGGGTGCCCTAAATCAAGAAGATCTAAACCAATCTTCTTGGTTGATGATGTATTCTATGAATGCAATTCGTGCAAATTTTTTCTCCACAGGTCATGCGCCCAGTTCCCGGAAAAGATAGTGCATCATCTAGCAGGCAAGCTAGATGGAAGATTACTAGCACGAGAATTTAAAAGATGCCAAGGGTGCCAGATGTTTACAGATGGGATTTTCTTCTGGAATGAATCAGCCTGTTTGGACATCAGGTGTGCCTCATTACCCACAAAAATCAAACATGAAGGTCATCGTCACCCTCTTAACCAACTAAAATATCCAATTGATAATTGTTGCCAAGCATGTTGGCGTCATTATATTGACACGGAGATTATCATGTATGGATGTGAAAAATGTGAATTTTACGTACATATACGGTGTGCGTTAAGGCCGCACCTGGTGAAACATAGATGGGATCCGCATCCTCTCTACTTGATACTTTTTGTCCAGAATGTAGCTGATCACCCTCACGATTTCGATTGTGAATTTTGCTCCGAACTGATTAACCCAATCTGTTGGTTTTATCATTGCAATGCTTGTGATCTATCGTTTCATACAGAGTGTATTAATCTAATATGA